The Geothermobacter hydrogeniphilus genome contains the following window.
GGTAGAGCGGGTCGTAATAGTCGACCATCAACCGGGCTGTCAGCTCTTCCCATTCTCCGGCATCGAGCAGGGCGAGCAGTTCCTCGATACGCTCCCGCCCCAGCCGCTCCTTCAGAGCGCGAATCGGCACCGCGAACTGGTCGCGCAGCTGGTCACGGGCGGGGTAATCATCGAGAATCACCCGCACCCGGTAAGCGAGCGAGGCCTCGATCCAGAGGCTGGTTTCGACCTGCAGGGCGGCATAGACCCGCTCCGGCAGCACCACCCGGCCGATATGCTTGCTCTCCCCTTCGGTCAGGGCGTAGCCATCCGTGGGGATCTGGCGCAACCGGTCCCAAAGCAGTGCCTCGAACATCTTCTGCGACGGCTGCCGCGGCAGCCCGAGAGCGCCGAAGGCGCTGCCGCGATGGTTGGCCAGTCCCTCCAGATCGATCACCGGGTAACCGTCCCGTTCGAGTTTCTGCAGCAGCCGCGTCTTGCCGACCCCGGTCAACCCGCGCAGCACCAGCAGCCGCCCCCATTCTTCATCGGCGAAGAAGCGGCAGACATGGGAACGGAACGCCTTGTGGCCGCCGGTCAGCTGACGCACCGGAAACCCGGCCAGTTCAAGAAAGGTCGCCAGCGAGCGGCTGCGCATGCCGCCGCGCCAGCAGAAGACGATCACCGGCGGCCGCCCCCCGGCCAGCGCCTCCTCGACCGTCGCGATCATCCGCGGGATTTTCGGGCTGACCAGGTCCACCCCCAGGCGCCGGGCCTGCCGCTTGCCTTCCTCGGCATAGCAGAGCCCGACCCGGTGACGTTCCTCATCGTCAAAGACCGGCACATTAATGGCTCCCGGAATGGTGGCGGCGGCAAACTCGGCGGGACTGCGGGCATCAACCAGCAGCGCCCCCCGATCACGCAGGGCCAGGGCCTGTTCCAGGGTAATACTCAGATCTCTCATAACATCCTCCTGAATCAATGGGTCCCTTGTCAGCGGATAGCACACGTCATTGATCTGCCTGAGCTTCCCAAAAATCACCAGCGAACCTATGGGTGCGCTTCAGATTTTTGGGAGCCTCATTCAGACCAGGCACCTGCACTCTCCATCCAACAGGTACTCACTGATTCAGGATCCCGCGATCAAGATTATCGACATCTCGCGGCCGCCGACGACGGCCGCCGATTCCGACAGGGCAGTTATAGCGGAGGGCGGAATCGGGAAACAAGCAAAACTTCCCGCCTCCGGCAAAAAACCCCGATTCCACTCTTGACAGCCACGCAGAACAGGTATATCTTCAGCCTCCGTTGTCGCGGGGTAGAGCAGTCTGGTAGCTCGTCGGGCTCATAACCCGGAGGTCGGAGGTTCAAATCCTCCCCCCGCAACCAAAAAATTCAAAGGGATCCGCGCTTGCGGATCCCTTTTTTTGTACCGCCCCCTCCCCCCTCAAACTTCCGGTTGCAATTTTCCGCCACTCTGCCGACAATACAGGATAACCCAACCCCGGGAGGGACCATGCGCTATCTGCCCTGGCTGCTTGCCGCCTGCCTGCTGTTCGCCGCTCCGCTCCACGCCGCCGGACAGAACGACACCGACTCCATCGACCGCCAGGAAGCCGCTCCCTCGGACACATCGGAACTGAGCATCGAACAGCTGCGTCAGGCCGCCGAAAACGGTGACCCGGGTGCCCAGTTCAACCTCGGCCTGGCCTTCCAGAACGGCCGGGATGTCCCGACCGATCCGGTCCAGGCCGCGATCTGGTATCGCAAGGCTGCCGAACAGGGGCTGGCAGAGGCCCAGTACAACCTGGCCATCCTCTACAGCCGGGGAGAAGGGGTCGAAACAGATCCGGCACAGGCGGCCGACTGGTATCGCCAGGCCGCCGAACGGGGGCTGGCGCAGGCCCAGTATAATCTCGGCCTGCTGTACCTGGAAGGAACCGGGGTGACGCAGGATGACGCGGCGGCGGCACGCTGGTTTCGCAAGGCCGCCGACCAGGGGCATACCGGCGCCCAATTCAGCCTGGCCGGACTCTATGCCGCTGGCCGCGGTGTCGACCAGGACTACGCCGAAGCGGCCCGCCTCTATGAACTGGCCGCCGAGCAGGGAGAGGTCGCCGCTCACTGCAACCTCGGCGATATCTACGCCGACAGCGACAATCCCCGGCATGATGACAACCAGGCCCTGGAATGTTACCGTAACGGCGCCCTGCGTGGTGACGCCAACGCCCAGTTCAACATGGGCGTCTTTTATCTCACCGGTCGCGGCACGGTGGAGAACCGGGTCAAAGCCTTTGCCTGGTTCAGCCTGGCGGCTGAAAACGGTCAGGCTGATGCCGCCCGGAATGTTGAGATCCTGAAAAAAGAGTTGACCGGCACCGAACAGGCGATGGCCGACGTCGAGGCCAGGGAATTGCGTCGTCAGCTGGGACAATAAACCCGCGCTTTTCGCCAACGCGTCCTTGCGCCCCGAACATTCCCTGCTAGGATTGGGGTTGTTTGTGTCCATACCCTGAACGTTCGCCATCTCACTTGCCCAGGTCTGCTTTCCAGGAGGATAAGGTGCCCGGGAATCGGCTGTTATCGGTACTGGTCATAGAGGACAACCCTGCCGACGCCGGGCTGATCAGAGCCATGCTGGGCAACAGGACGTTCACCCTGACCTTCTCCTCCCGCCTCGCCGAGGCCCAGCATCTGATGCAACAGCAATCCTTCGACATCATCCTGATGGACCTCGGTCTGCCTGACAGCCAGGGGCTGCCGTCGCTTGAGGTTCTGCTCAGGGAGGCGGGGATACCGATTGTCGTCATGACCGGGCTGGATGATGATGGCCTTGCCCAGCAGGCCCTGCAGCGCGGCGCCCAGGATTACATCATCAAGGGGGCCGAAGCGGACCATTTTCTCGCCCGTTCGTTGCAGTATGCTGTTGAACGTCACCAGATCGATCAGCAGTTGCGCCATCAGAAAGCGCAGTACAAATTATTGACGGAACAGTTTCGCGCCCTGTTTAACGGCATCCCCGACGGCCTGGTGCTGCTAACCCGGGATCTGGACATCATCTGGGCCAATGAAGGTGCCTGCCGGTTTCTCCCGGAAACGGAAAAACCGGTCGAAGGGAAAAAATGCCACCAGGTTTTTTTCAGCGAAGAGACGCCCTGTCCGGACTGCATTGTCCAACGCTGCTTCGCCTCCGGTCAATCTCTCAGCGACAAGGTCACCACCCCCGATGGACGCATCCTCGGCCTGCGCGCCTTTCCGATCAAAAATCGCGACGGCGTCGTTGACCGGGTGATCGAACTCTCCAACGACATCACCGAGCGCGTGCGCCTGCAGTCCGAAGCGATACGCACCGACCAGCTCGCCTCCCTGGGAGAACTGGCAGCGGGGGTCGCCCATGAAATCAACAATCCCATCAACGGCATCATCAATTACGCCACCATCCTGAAAAAATGCGCCGCCGACAACTTCGAGGCGATTGAGATTGCCGGGCGCATCGAACGGGAAGGCGATCGGATCGCCAGCATTGTCAGCAAACTGCTCCATTTTTCCCGGCAGCGGCAGGAGACCAAGCGTCCCGCCTCCGTCGCGGCAATTCTCGATGACACCCTGGGACTGATCCGCAACCAGCTCTACAAGGACGGCATTGAACTCTGCGTTGACCTGCCCGACGACCTGCCGGCCGTCAATGTTCAACCGCAACAGATCGAACAGGTTTTTCTCAACCTGATCAACAATGCCCGTTACGCCCTGAACAGCAGGTTTCCCGATCGCAGAAGTGCCGAAAAGAAACTGACCATCCGTGCCGACTACCTGGGAGGCGGCTTCATCCGTACCAGCATCCACGACAACGGCACCGGCATCCCGGATGAAATCCGCAACCGGATCCTGGCCCCCTTCTTTTCGACCAAACCGGTCGGAGAAGGAACCGGTCTGGGACTCTCCATCAGCCACAGCATCATCCAGGAGCATGGCGGCCGACTGACCTTCGAGTCGGAGGTCGGAGTCTTCACCCGGGTACAGGTTGACCTGCCCTGCGCTCTCGGTATCGCAGAAAATACCTCTCCGCAATGAGACTGTCCCACAAGAGCTTCCTCGCCATCATGCCGCTGGTGCTGCTGATCATCGGCGCCCTCTCTTTTCTGCAGCTGCAGCTTTCCACTCACAGCCTCAACCAGCAGGCCCTGCGAGGCATGCACAGCCTGCTTGATCTCTTCTTCCAGCAACACCTCGCCCCCCTGCAGCGGCAATACCCGAACAGCGGGACAGCGGGACAGGAACAGGCGCTGCAGGCCGCAGCCGACTTCCCCCTTCCGGAAGGCGGACAC
Protein-coding sequences here:
- the mnmH gene encoding tRNA 2-selenouridine(34) synthase MnmH encodes the protein MRDLSITLEQALALRDRGALLVDARSPAEFAAATIPGAINVPVFDDEERHRVGLCYAEEGKRQARRLGVDLVSPKIPRMIATVEEALAGGRPPVIVFCWRGGMRSRSLATFLELAGFPVRQLTGGHKAFRSHVCRFFADEEWGRLLVLRGLTGVGKTRLLQKLERDGYPVIDLEGLANHRGSAFGALGLPRQPSQKMFEALLWDRLRQIPTDGYALTEGESKHIGRVVLPERVYAALQVETSLWIEASLAYRVRVILDDYPARDQLRDQFAVPIRALKERLGRERIEELLALLDAGEWEELTARLMVDYYDPLYRHTRPDRRIEIAMEPEERGMEHLKRAIAAILAVEPGEPVSL
- a CDS encoding ATP-binding response regulator; the encoded protein is MPGNRLLSVLVIEDNPADAGLIRAMLGNRTFTLTFSSRLAEAQHLMQQQSFDIILMDLGLPDSQGLPSLEVLLREAGIPIVVMTGLDDDGLAQQALQRGAQDYIIKGAEADHFLARSLQYAVERHQIDQQLRHQKAQYKLLTEQFRALFNGIPDGLVLLTRDLDIIWANEGACRFLPETEKPVEGKKCHQVFFSEETPCPDCIVQRCFASGQSLSDKVTTPDGRILGLRAFPIKNRDGVVDRVIELSNDITERVRLQSEAIRTDQLASLGELAAGVAHEINNPINGIINYATILKKCAADNFEAIEIAGRIEREGDRIASIVSKLLHFSRQRQETKRPASVAAILDDTLGLIRNQLYKDGIELCVDLPDDLPAVNVQPQQIEQVFLNLINNARYALNSRFPDRRSAEKKLTIRADYLGGGFIRTSIHDNGTGIPDEIRNRILAPFFSTKPVGEGTGLGLSISHSIIQEHGGRLTFESEVGVFTRVQVDLPCALGIAENTSPQ
- a CDS encoding SEL1-like repeat protein → MRYLPWLLAACLLFAAPLHAAGQNDTDSIDRQEAAPSDTSELSIEQLRQAAENGDPGAQFNLGLAFQNGRDVPTDPVQAAIWYRKAAEQGLAEAQYNLAILYSRGEGVETDPAQAADWYRQAAERGLAQAQYNLGLLYLEGTGVTQDDAAAARWFRKAADQGHTGAQFSLAGLYAAGRGVDQDYAEAARLYELAAEQGEVAAHCNLGDIYADSDNPRHDDNQALECYRNGALRGDANAQFNMGVFYLTGRGTVENRVKAFAWFSLAAENGQADAARNVEILKKELTGTEQAMADVEARELRRQLGQ